One region of Zootoca vivipara chromosome 7, rZooViv1.1, whole genome shotgun sequence genomic DNA includes:
- the ADRM1 gene encoding proteasomal ubiquitin receptor ADRM1, translating to MSSGALFPSLVPGSRGSSSKYLVEFRAGKMSLKGSTVTPDKRKGLVYIQQTDDSLIHFCWKDRTSGNVEDDLIIFPDDCEFKRVPQCTTGRVYVLKFKAGSKRLFFWMQEPKTEKDEEHCRKVNEYLNNPPMPGALGGSGSGGHELSALGGEGGLQSLLGNMSHNQLMQLIGPTGLGGLGGLGALTGPGLASLLGSGGPPTNSSSSSSRSQSAAVTPSSSTSSTRVTPAPTAPAAATATATAAATSPSPAPSSGNGTSTAASPTQPIQLSDLQTILATMNVPAGAGGQQVDLSSVMTPEIMAPILANTEVQERLLPYLPSGESLPQTREEIQNTLTSPQFQQALSMFSAALASGQLGPLMSQFGLPAEAVDAANKGDVEAFAKAMQNNVKSDQKGDSKDKKDEEEDMSLD from the exons ATGTCTTCTGGTGCTTTATTTCCAAGCCTGGTGCCAGGCTCCCGGGGCTCATCTAGTAAATACTTGGTAGAGTTCCGTGCGGGAAAGATGTCTTTGAAAGGCAGCACTGTTACACCAGACAAGAGGAAAGGTCTCGTATATATCCAGCAAACGGATGATTCCCTCATTCACTTCTGTTGGAAAGACAGGACTTCAGGGAATGTGGAGGAT GACTTGATTATTTTTCCTGATGACTGTGAATTTAAGAGGGTGCCTCAGTGCACTACGGGCCGCGTTTATGTGTTGAAATTCAAAGCTGGATCCAAGCGGCTCTTCTTCTGGATGCAG GAGCCCAAGACTGAGAAAGATGAGGAGCACTGCCGTAAGGTGAATGAGTATCTCAACAACCCACCAATGCCTGGAGCTCTGGGTGGTAGTGGAAGTGGAGGCCATGAGTTGTCTGCCCTTGGAG GTGAAGGTGGCTTGCAAAGTCTTCTGGGAAACATGAGCCATAACCAGCTCATGCAGCTGATTGGACCAACAGGCTTAGGAGGACTTG GTGGGCTCGGTGCTCTGACGGGTCCTGGTCTGGCTAGTCTGTTGGGAAGTGGGGGCCCCCCAACTAACAGCTCTTCTTCCAG CTCTCGCAGCCAATCGGCAGCTGTGACACCATCTTCCAGTACTTCTTCCACACGGGTAACGCCAGCTCCTACAGCTCCTGCAGCAGCCACTGctactgccactgctgctgccaccagtcCCAGTCCTGCTCCAAGTTCTGGAAATGGGACCAGTACAGCAGCAAGCCCTACTCAGCCCATCCAGTTGAGTGACCTCCAGACTATCTTGGCAACGATGAATGTGCCAGCTGGAGCAGGAGGCCAGCAAG TTGACCTGTCCAGTGTCATGACCCCGGAAATAATGGCACCCATTCTGGCAAATACAGAGGTTCAAGAGCGCTTGCTGCCTTATCTTCCTTCTGGGGAATCTCTGCCGCAGACAAGAGAGGAGATCCAGAACACACTGACCTCTCCACAGTTCCAGCAG GCACTCAGCATGTTCAGTGCTGCCTTGGCTTCTGGGCAGCTGGGACCTCTAATGAGCCAATTTGGCCTACCAGCTGAGGCAGTAGATGCAGCAAACAAAGGAG ATGTCGAGGCGTTTgcaaaagcaatgcaaaacaacGTCAAATCCGATCAAAAAGGAGACTCAAAAGACAAGAAGGATGAGGAAGAAGACATGAGTTTAGATTAG